A genomic segment from bacterium encodes:
- a CDS encoding sugar ABC transporter permease produces MTQRTKRRIKEALAGYAFILPNILGFLTFTLLPVLASFLLSFTQWDLLGERHFVGLKNFSELLGFTVRPEAIRHWTDYIFFWNILEAKDPYFWRYLGNTIFLMLGIPINIAGSLVLAMALNQKIRGRVVFRTIYFLPTITAGVATYLLWRWLYNADFGLINGLISRFGQLMGVRLTGPEWLASTAWVKPALMLMFFWSSVGGVNMVLYLAGLQNVPSHLYEAAEIDGASGWQKFIHITWPMLTPTTFFIFTMSLIGGFQGGFDAAYVMTGGGPAGASTTLSYYIYNNAFVWFKMGYAAAIAWVLFFLVFIVTLLNWKYGGKRVHYF; encoded by the coding sequence ATGACGCAACGTACCAAACGAAGAATTAAAGAGGCGCTTGCTGGGTATGCGTTTATTTTACCGAACATACTTGGGTTTTTAACCTTCACTTTATTGCCGGTATTAGCCTCATTTTTATTGAGTTTCACGCAGTGGGATTTGCTCGGGGAACGCCATTTTGTCGGCTTGAAGAATTTTTCTGAGCTCCTTGGTTTTACGGTTCGACCTGAAGCGATCCGGCATTGGACGGATTATATCTTTTTCTGGAACATATTGGAGGCAAAAGACCCTTATTTCTGGCGGTATCTTGGGAACACGATTTTCTTAATGCTGGGGATACCGATAAACATTGCGGGTTCGTTAGTGTTAGCGATGGCGTTAAATCAGAAGATACGCGGTCGGGTTGTTTTTCGGACTATATATTTTCTGCCGACGATCACTGCCGGGGTAGCGACGTATTTACTCTGGCGCTGGTTATACAATGCGGATTTCGGGTTAATCAATGGGTTGATTTCGCGGTTTGGTCAGCTCATGGGAGTTCGACTAACCGGTCCGGAATGGCTAGCTAGTACTGCTTGGGTGAAACCAGCGTTAATGTTAATGTTTTTCTGGAGTTCGGTTGGTGGCGTGAATATGGTGTTATATCTAGCGGGGTTGCAGAATGTGCCTTCGCATCTCTATGAAGCTGCGGAGATTGATGGTGCTTCTGGTTGGCAGAAGTTTATCCATATCACTTGGCCGATGTTAACGCCGACGACATTTTTTATATTCACGATGAGTTTAATTGGCGGGTTCCAGGGCGGGTTTGATGCCGCGTATGTTATGACCGGTGGCGGACCTGCGGGAGCAAGTACGACGTTAAGTTACTATATTTACAACAATGCTTTTGTTTGGTTTAAGATGGGGTATGCGGCAGCAATAGCGTGGGTATTGTTTTTCTTAGTGTTTATCGTGACGCTTCTGAATTGGAAATATGGCGGGAAACGCGTGCATTATTTTTAA